One window of Elusimicrobiaceae bacterium genomic DNA carries:
- a CDS encoding electron transfer flavoprotein subunit alpha/FixB family protein produces the protein MNEWKNVWILAEVSQGKISPTAYELLTAGKNLATDLGEKLCAVLLGKDVKKFAQDLFEHGADTVYVCDSPALENYIDDVWAKTLSAMISAYKPNKFLLPATNLGRSLSAKTAIFAGTGLTADATEVVINKEDGQMHATRPTFGGNLMATITCTRTRPEMCSLRPMSYPKAAKTEGKTAELVEFAFDAQKYTSLAKFLKFIKSEGEGLDLSEAEVIVAGGRGLGKAEGFELLNKLAVRLGGAVAATRPPVDSGWIEYRRQIGLTGRTVKPKLYIACGISGQIQHMAGCSGADVLVAINKDPEAPIMKMAHYAVEGDLYEVIPAMLEALDK, from the coding sequence ATGAACGAATGGAAAAATGTATGGATTTTGGCAGAAGTTTCGCAAGGTAAAATAAGCCCGACTGCTTATGAACTGTTAACGGCAGGGAAAAATTTGGCCACTGATTTGGGAGAAAAACTGTGTGCCGTTTTGTTGGGCAAAGATGTCAAAAAATTTGCTCAAGATTTGTTTGAGCATGGTGCAGATACAGTGTATGTGTGCGATAGTCCTGCGTTGGAAAATTACATAGATGACGTATGGGCCAAAACATTAAGTGCCATGATTTCGGCCTATAAGCCTAATAAATTTTTGCTTCCTGCCACCAATTTAGGCCGTTCTTTATCTGCCAAAACGGCTATTTTTGCCGGTACCGGTTTAACGGCTGATGCCACCGAAGTAGTGATTAATAAAGAAGACGGACAAATGCATGCCACGCGCCCTACTTTTGGCGGAAACCTCATGGCCACCATTACCTGTACGCGTACTCGGCCGGAAATGTGTTCTTTGCGTCCGATGTCTTATCCCAAAGCTGCCAAAACGGAAGGGAAAACAGCAGAGTTGGTTGAGTTTGCTTTTGATGCTCAAAAATACACTTCTTTGGCCAAATTTTTAAAGTTTATTAAAAGTGAAGGCGAAGGATTGGACCTTTCTGAAGCCGAAGTCATCGTGGCCGGTGGACGCGGTTTGGGTAAAGCGGAAGGATTTGAATTGTTAAACAAATTGGCCGTACGTTTAGGCGGTGCGGTGGCTGCTACCAGACCGCCGGTGGATAGTGGGTGGATTGAATATCGCCGTCAAATCGGTCTTACGGGAAGAACGGTTAAGCCCAAACTTTATATTGCTTGCGGTATTTCAGGCCAAATCCAGCACATGGCCGGCTGCAGTGGGGCAGATGTGTTGGTGGCTATTAACAAAGACCCCGAAGCCCCTATTATGAAGATGGCGCATTACGCGGTGGAAGGAGATTTGTATGAAGTAATTCCCGCGATGTTAGAAGCATTGGATAAATAA
- a CDS encoding electron transfer flavoprotein subunit beta/FixA family protein — translation MHILACVKQTPKSDNVKIDPVTGCLIRSGAESAINPFDEYALEEAVVLKEQMGGTVSVITMGPAAAENVLRDSIARGADKVYQLSDMAFAGSDTWSTSYALAKGAEKIDQIEKIDVIICGKQTNDSDTGHIGPQISAWLHWPNVAFVKKVISVGEKGLTVERLTEAGTDVIELPFPCVISVVKEISNPRVRSIKGRIAAKRAEVVKWTADDIAADKNKLGVKNCPTRVVKSFSPTRCTNALVIEGTNAKEKAAKLVALLKENKYI, via the coding sequence ATGCATATTTTGGCTTGTGTGAAACAAACCCCCAAATCTGACAATGTAAAAATTGACCCCGTCACCGGTTGTTTGATTCGCTCCGGTGCCGAAAGTGCTATAAATCCGTTTGATGAATATGCCTTAGAAGAAGCAGTGGTGCTGAAGGAACAAATGGGCGGCACAGTGTCTGTGATTACTATGGGGCCTGCGGCGGCGGAAAATGTGTTGCGCGACAGTATTGCGCGCGGTGCCGATAAAGTGTACCAACTTTCCGATATGGCCTTTGCCGGCTCGGATACTTGGTCCACCAGTTATGCACTAGCAAAGGGTGCTGAAAAGATTGACCAAATTGAAAAAATAGATGTCATTATTTGTGGAAAGCAAACCAACGATAGTGATACGGGGCATATCGGCCCTCAAATATCTGCATGGTTGCATTGGCCTAATGTTGCCTTTGTCAAAAAGGTCATTTCTGTAGGAGAAAAAGGGCTGACGGTAGAACGTCTAACCGAAGCCGGTACCGACGTGATAGAGTTGCCTTTTCCCTGTGTGATCAGTGTGGTGAAGGAAATCAGTAATCCTCGTGTGCGCAGCATCAAAGGGCGCATAGCTGCCAAACGTGCCGAAGTGGTGAAATGGACGGCCGATGATATTGCTGCCGATAAAAATAAATTAGGGGTGAAAAATTGCCCGACCCGTGTGGTAAAGTCTTTCTCTCCGACACGCTGCACCAATGCCCTTGTGATAGAGGGAACTAATGCCAAAGAAAAAGCGGCCAAATTGGTAGCCTTACTCAAGGAAAACAAATATATTTAA
- a CDS encoding acyl-CoA dehydrogenase family protein — protein sequence MDYAINEIEQETLNATREFAQKKLKPVRAEMDEKEVFSPEILEEFRKSGMFGVWLPEKYGGLGGGITCLAMAFEEFSRVCAGLALTPGTTALGAIPMFLAATQEQRERWCYDLASGKKLWAFALTEPEAGSDATALKTTAIKEGDYYIVNGTKHFISTGKEADFYTVAVNTNPSRGARGISLLVIEKGTPGFTFGKKEEKMGIRTNPTYELIFENVRVPKENLLGSEGRGLLYVQETLDYSRPGVAAQAVGIAQGALDETVPYLRTRKQFGQPIITFQALAHKVAELAAKTEAGRAMVYNLTHRMDEEFLPAVKAALQNGTTVHDELKKIKGVRWTKYSAMAKLFCANTAMEVADECVTLCGGVAYMRDFPLEKYMRDAKITQIYEGTVHIQKNEIIAALIKEYAAKGE from the coding sequence ATGGACTACGCTATCAACGAAATAGAGCAGGAAACCTTAAACGCAACGCGTGAGTTTGCTCAGAAAAAACTAAAACCCGTTCGTGCTGAAATGGACGAAAAGGAAGTCTTTTCTCCGGAGATTTTAGAAGAATTTCGCAAAAGCGGAATGTTTGGAGTTTGGTTGCCGGAAAAATACGGCGGTTTGGGAGGGGGAATTACTTGTTTGGCGATGGCATTTGAAGAATTTTCTCGTGTATGTGCCGGCCTTGCCTTAACACCCGGAACGACGGCTTTGGGCGCAATTCCGATGTTTTTGGCCGCTACGCAGGAGCAAAGAGAACGCTGGTGTTATGATTTGGCCAGCGGTAAAAAGTTATGGGCCTTTGCACTTACGGAGCCGGAAGCCGGTTCCGATGCCACTGCTTTGAAAACCACCGCTATTAAAGAGGGTGATTATTATATAGTAAACGGTACCAAACATTTTATTTCCACCGGTAAAGAGGCCGATTTTTATACGGTTGCCGTTAATACCAACCCTTCTCGTGGGGCGAGGGGTATTTCTTTATTGGTGATTGAAAAAGGAACACCCGGTTTTACCTTCGGTAAAAAAGAAGAAAAGATGGGCATCCGTACCAATCCGACCTATGAACTTATTTTTGAAAATGTACGTGTCCCTAAAGAAAACCTGTTGGGTTCTGAAGGGCGTGGACTTTTGTATGTACAGGAAACCTTAGACTATTCCCGTCCGGGAGTGGCAGCCCAAGCGGTAGGTATTGCACAAGGGGCATTGGACGAAACGGTGCCTTATCTGCGCACCCGCAAACAATTCGGGCAGCCGATTATCACTTTTCAAGCCTTAGCCCACAAGGTGGCTGAACTGGCCGCAAAGACCGAAGCCGGCCGGGCGATGGTGTACAATTTGACGCATCGTATGGACGAGGAATTTTTGCCGGCGGTGAAAGCCGCTTTGCAAAACGGTACCACCGTACATGATGAATTGAAAAAAATAAAAGGGGTGCGCTGGACCAAATACAGTGCTATGGCCAAACTCTTTTGTGCCAATACGGCAATGGAAGTAGCTGATGAGTGTGTCACCCTGTGCGGTGGGGTGGCTTATATGCGTGATTTCCCGTTAGAAAAATATATGCGCGATGCTAAAATTACCCAAATTTATGAGGGTACGGTGCATATTCAGAAAAATGAAATTATAGCGGCTTTGATTAAAGAATATGCCGCTAAAGGAGAGTAA
- a CDS encoding glycosyltransferase family 4 protein → MEKTRILYFITALDQGGAQNSVLTTIKRLDRREFETHLAAGKGGRLDGKVKREFKNIHFIPALRHDVRPRYCFHDAIAIIQMGLLMRKLRPHIVHTNAPKAGILGRIAARIFYRKAKVVHTFHGLGFAKEHGAKHFNFFVKTEKFCSSMTDVLVFVSKKNAAEAAQLGIGKGVKSEIIRAGIEFERKLPSNFNPASKKASLKIPATARVVLAIANFKPLKNPLHFVLAAYKVLGKMKNVYFVYTGDGELKTTATNLAKHLGIEKQVIFPGWRGDTDELLAISDVYASTSLREGVPMSLLEAQAHQVPAVCYDVDGISEVVTDNRTGFLVKVKDISALAEKIRTLLRNNGLRERFKNNIERRDFGEFTVPVMIRRQEQLYRSLAPKKQSRHKKFFRHKKHNSHRKFQPKGEHK, encoded by the coding sequence ATGGAAAAAACAAGAATTCTGTATTTTATTACTGCGCTCGATCAAGGTGGCGCACAAAACAGCGTGCTTACCACAATTAAGCGCTTGGATAGACGTGAGTTTGAAACTCATTTGGCAGCCGGAAAAGGCGGTCGTTTAGACGGTAAAGTAAAGCGGGAATTTAAAAATATACATTTTATCCCTGCTTTGCGCCATGATGTACGCCCCCGCTATTGCTTTCATGATGCCATCGCCATTATTCAAATGGGTCTTTTAATGCGCAAACTGCGTCCGCACATTGTGCATACCAACGCACCGAAGGCCGGTATTTTAGGCCGTATTGCCGCGCGTATATTTTACAGAAAGGCAAAAGTGGTGCATACGTTTCATGGGTTGGGTTTTGCCAAAGAGCATGGTGCCAAGCATTTTAATTTCTTTGTAAAAACGGAAAAATTTTGCTCCTCTATGACAGATGTTTTAGTGTTTGTCTCCAAGAAAAACGCTGCCGAAGCGGCCCAGCTGGGTATTGGTAAAGGAGTCAAGAGTGAAATTATTCGCGCAGGTATTGAGTTTGAACGTAAACTTCCTTCTAATTTTAATCCGGCGTCTAAAAAAGCTTCTTTAAAAATTCCTGCCACTGCGCGTGTGGTGCTGGCCATTGCTAATTTTAAGCCGCTTAAAAATCCGCTTCATTTTGTATTAGCTGCTTATAAGGTGCTGGGCAAGATGAAAAATGTCTATTTCGTATATACCGGTGACGGTGAATTAAAAACCACCGCTACCAACTTAGCCAAACATTTGGGGATAGAAAAGCAGGTCATCTTTCCGGGTTGGCGCGGCGATACAGACGAACTTTTGGCCATTAGTGATGTTTATGCCAGCACTTCTTTGCGTGAAGGGGTGCCTATGTCTTTGCTGGAGGCGCAGGCCCATCAAGTACCGGCCGTTTGCTATGATGTAGACGGCATTAGCGAGGTGGTGACGGATAATCGCACCGGTTTCTTAGTCAAAGTAAAAGATATTTCCGCATTGGCGGAAAAAATCCGCACTTTACTGCGCAATAACGGTTTGCGTGAGCGCTTTAAAAACAATATTGAACGTAGAGATTTTGGTGAATTTACGGTGCCGGTGATGATTCGCCGCCAAGAGCAGCTTTACCGCTCTTTAGCGCCTAAAAAACAGAGCCGTCATAAAAAGTTTTTCCGTCATAAAAAGCATAATTCCCATCGGAAATTTCAGCCTAAGGGGGAGCATAAATAA
- a CDS encoding OmpA family protein, whose translation MKKLILLGSAVCLLCAACTTPGKRTAWGAGGGAAVGALAGAIIANNTGGQSHQGAIYGALAGATAGGLLGNYYDAQAKELAAIADVTKVKDANGKTIRLVITLKNEILFESSNAALSAESVTTLNDLLRVLKKYPKNNIVVAGHTDSTGSDELNNALSVQRAKAVYDYLLANDLQTKSIQYVGYGKTSPVADNSTAEGRAKNRRVELLITANEKDLQ comes from the coding sequence ATGAAAAAACTGATTCTGTTAGGCAGTGCCGTATGTTTGTTGTGTGCTGCTTGTACTACTCCGGGCAAACGTACTGCTTGGGGTGCCGGTGGCGGTGCTGCCGTAGGTGCTTTGGCTGGGGCTATTATCGCCAATAATACCGGCGGTCAAAGCCATCAAGGCGCCATTTACGGTGCTTTGGCTGGTGCAACAGCCGGTGGTTTGTTGGGCAACTATTATGATGCTCAAGCCAAAGAATTAGCCGCTATCGCTGACGTGACTAAAGTAAAAGATGCCAACGGAAAAACCATTCGCTTGGTAATCACTTTGAAAAACGAAATTTTATTCGAAAGCAGCAATGCCGCTTTGTCTGCTGAATCCGTCACCACTTTGAACGATTTGTTGCGCGTACTTAAAAAATACCCGAAAAACAATATCGTAGTAGCCGGTCACACCGACTCTACCGGTTCTGACGAATTGAATAACGCTTTGTCCGTACAACGTGCCAAAGCCGTGTACGACTATTTATTGGCCAATGATTTGCAAACTAAAAGCATTCAATACGTAGGTTATGGCAAAACCAGCCCCGTAGCAGACAATTCTACTGCTGAAGGCCGCGCCAAAAACCGCCGCGTAGAACTTTTGATTACGGCCAATGAAAAAGATTTGCAATAA